The nucleotide sequence ACGATTCGTAAAGCGCCAGCTTTGCCGCCAGCGCGGGCGACGGCAGCCCGGCGCTGCGGCCCGTCGCGACAAAGGGCGCCATGAGCAGATCGCGCGCGCACGCCTGTTCATCGCGCGTCGCGCGGTTGAAGGCGGCCGCCTCTACTTCAGCCCGTGACGTGGCGGGGAACAGGTCGATGACGCGGATCAGCGCGCGAAGCAGCAATTCCAGCGCGACGGGCTGAACCGGCGGCAGGACACACGCCGCAGCGCCCAGCGCGATCCGATTGCCACGCCATGCCGATCCGGCGCGCCCGCTGTAAAAACGCTCGCCATGGCCGTCCGTGCCGAACGTCAGCGTGGCGACACCGCCCGGAACAGGCCAGTGCGTCTGCCACCCGCTATCCTGCGCCGCCAGATGCGCGAACGGGGCGGCGGGCATCGCCGCGATGCCCGTACCGCAGCGGTCAGCGGCAAAGTCGCGCGACCAATCCTCCCAAGCCGCGTCCCGGTGTTCGCCAGTGCAATCCAGCACCAGCAGCGGTTGGTCGACCGCGCCGCCATCGGCCAGCGACAGGGAAGCGATCACGCCGTCCGGCTCCACCTCCATCCCCGTACACGCAGGTAACTGGAGAACACCCGCCCGCAGCGCCGCCTCACGCATCTGCCGGGCATAACTCTCGGTCTCGACGCACTGCGCAAATGGCACCGCCCCGGCGGGATCGCGCCCCACCTGCGCCGCCAGCGCGGCGGGTGAATGATCGGCCAGCCGCACCGTCCTGCCCATGGCACGCAACCGCCCGGCCAGTTGCCGGAACGACACCCCCTCCAGCGGAGCGCCACGCTCGCCAAAGGACAGGAACGCATCCTGCCCATCCGCCCGCCATCCGCTGAACGCCGTACCCAGCACCACCGCGCCACCGGGATCGAACCCCAGCTCGGCATGCAGCCCGGTAGAGGATGGCGGCACCAAGATAACTGGCGCGAAATCGCCCAGCCCGTCACCGCCACGGTCGCCAGGCACGACGACCACGCGGTACGCGTCGCGCGGCAGGCGTGCACTCAGCATCGCGGCGGCGATCCAGCCGCACAGCGTATCGCCCAGCACTGCAACGGTCGCGCTCATGCCGCTGCCCTCGTCACCAGCGCCGACAGATGATCGTCATGCAGCTGCATGGCAGCGGCCGCGCGCGCACAGGCGGCGGCGACCGCATCCACACTCGCCTGTGTCTGTTTCAGGTCGGCCGCTTCCACCAGCGGATGCACCGCCGACGGGACCACACGCTGTCCGAACAGCACCGCCAGCCAGCTCGCCGGCAGGAACATCCCCTCGCGATAGCTGGGCACCACCCCGCGTGCGCGGAATGCCGCCAGCCAGTCCACCAGCGTGTCGGGCAGTTTCATCGTGCGAACATATCGCCAGAAGGGCGTGTCATCCCGCTCCGTCGCGCAATAATGTAGCACGAGGAAGTCGCGCACCCGCTCATATTCCAGCGACATGGCACGGTCGAATTCGGCCCGGACGACCGGATCGGCGCGGCCATTGGCGGGGAACAGCTCGATCAGCTTGGTGATGCCAAGCTGGATCAGGTGGATGGAGGTCGATTCCAGCGGCTCCAGAAAGCCCGACGACAGGCCGATAGCGACGACGTTGTCCGCCCATTGCCGCCGACGCCGGCCCGCCTTGAACCGCAGCAACTTTGGCTCGGCGCGCGGATCACCCTCCAGATTGGCGAGCAACGCGGCGCGCGCGACATCCGGCTCTGCAAAGCGCGTCGAAAAGACGTACCCGTTGCCCACGCGGTGCTGCAACGGAATGCGCCATTGCCAGCCCGCATCGCGCGCGGTGGCGCGGGTATAGGGCGCACGCGGACCGGGCGCCGCGTCACACGGCACCGCCCATGCGGCATCGCAGGGCAGCCAGTCGGTCCAGTCCTCATAACCAGCCGCCAGCGCGCCTTCGATCAGCAAGCCGCGAAAGCCAGAGCAATCGACGAACAGATCGGCCTCGATCCGCCGCCCGTCGTCCAGGCGGATGGCCGCGACACCGGCGGGGCCGCGCTCCACCTCCACCACCTTACCCTCAACCCGCCTCACCCCGCGTGCTTCGGCATAGCGCCGCAGAAAGGCGGCATAGAGCCCGGCATCGAACTGATAGGCATAGGAATAAGTCGAGCGGATCGAACGCGGGTCGGATGCCGGCGGCGCGAACCGGTCAGCGCGCGCGGCCAGGATCGGCAGCGAACATGCCTCCAGCGGCGGGGCCACCCCGTGGCGATGCAGTTTGAGCCAGTGCTGGTGAAAGGGCATTCCGTCGATATCGTGACCGAAATCACCGAACGGGTGGATATAGCTGTCGCCGATCCGCCCCCAGTCGCGAAATTCGATACCCAGTTTGAACGTGGCGCGCGTTTCCCGGACGAATTCCGATTCGTCGATACCCAGCCGCTGATTGAAATAGCGGATATGCGGGACCGTCGCTTCGCCCACGCCCACCGTGCCGATCGCCTCCGATTCGACCAGGGTTACATCGGCCATCCGACCCGCAAAGGCCCAGCCCAGCGCCGCCGCCGTCATCCAGCCCGCGGTTCCGCCGCCCACCACCAGCACGCGCGGACGGGTGCTGCCCGCCTCTGTCCTTGCCTTATCCACAGCGTCCTCCCGCCTACTATGGTAACGCTACAACACCTTGGACAGCAACGTATGACAACGTTGTTTTTTTGCTTGGCAAACGCGCGAACCCCTGCCTAGGAATGTTCAGGCGCACGATTTCAATCGGTATTTTGATAGCGCTAACAGAACGGGGAGGAATTATGAAGGGCCGACTGTCACTCCATGCGCGTGCGGGAACGCTGGCAAGCGTTTCGGTCATGGCGATGATGATCACGATGCCGACGTCGGCCATGGCGTATGAGGGCGCGTCGCCCTTCGCATCGCCGGTCTTGGCCACCCAGGAGGCGCAGGCGCCGACGGACGCCGAAGCCGCGACCGACACGCCGCAGGAAGCTGCCGCCGCTCAGGACATCGTTGTCACCGGCCTGCGCCAGAGCCTGCAGAGCGCTCAGGCGATCAAACGGAATTCGGACGTCGTCGTCGA is from Sphingomonas sp. IW22 and encodes:
- a CDS encoding tryptophan 7-halogenase; the protein is MSATVAVLGDTLCGWIAAAMLSARLPRDAYRVVVVPGDRGGDGLGDFAPVILVPPSSTGLHAELGFDPGGAVVLGTAFSGWRADGQDAFLSFGERGAPLEGVSFRQLAGRLRAMGRTVRLADHSPAALAAQVGRDPAGAVPFAQCVETESYARQMREAALRAGVLQLPACTGMEVEPDGVIASLSLADGGAVDQPLLVLDCTGEHRDAAWEDWSRDFAADRCGTGIAAMPAAPFAHLAAQDSGWQTHWPVPGGVATLTFGTDGHGERFYSGRAGSAWRGNRIALGAAACVLPPVQPVALELLLRALIRVIDLFPATSRAEVEAAAFNRATRDEQACARDLLMAPFVATGRSAGLPSPALAAKLALYESCGRVPLLDGDLADEDDWAMLFDAMGIVPRRYDALADGLPVERIEAHLAAVRAQAIAAVRAMPPARVAA
- a CDS encoding tryptophan halogenase family protein, translating into MDKARTEAGSTRPRVLVVGGGTAGWMTAAALGWAFAGRMADVTLVESEAIGTVGVGEATVPHIRYFNQRLGIDESEFVRETRATFKLGIEFRDWGRIGDSYIHPFGDFGHDIDGMPFHQHWLKLHRHGVAPPLEACSLPILAARADRFAPPASDPRSIRSTYSYAYQFDAGLYAAFLRRYAEARGVRRVEGKVVEVERGPAGVAAIRLDDGRRIEADLFVDCSGFRGLLIEGALAAGYEDWTDWLPCDAAWAVPCDAAPGPRAPYTRATARDAGWQWRIPLQHRVGNGYVFSTRFAEPDVARAALLANLEGDPRAEPKLLRFKAGRRRRQWADNVVAIGLSSGFLEPLESTSIHLIQLGITKLIELFPANGRADPVVRAEFDRAMSLEYERVRDFLVLHYCATERDDTPFWRYVRTMKLPDTLVDWLAAFRARGVVPSYREGMFLPASWLAVLFGQRVVPSAVHPLVEAADLKQTQASVDAVAAACARAAAAMQLHDDHLSALVTRAAA